TAATAAGATGATCGTGCTTCGTTTGGGCATTGCTCTTTTCGCTCTTTTTTATTTGTTGCTGCTTTATTTTGGGGTAAACAGCGTCAGGCATATATTGCTTTTAGGTTTTGTTCAGGGAATGGCTTCCGGTTTTTTCTGGCTTTCCTTTAATGTTGTTTATTTCGAAATTACCGAACCTGGAAACCGGGACCGGTTCAACGGATGGACCGGGACACTCGTTGCGGTTTCGGGCATGGCGGCACCCTGGTTATCAGGATTGATCATAGCTAGCATGACGGGAAATAGCGGTTATCGTGTTGTATTTACGATATCGACTGCCATTTTTATTGCCGGGGTGGTGGTCAGTTTTTTTCTTGCCAAACGAAAATTATTGGGGACTTATAATTGGATGCTTCCCTTGCAATGCCTCAGGGATAAGGAAGCTCCATGGAGATCAATAGCGGCTGCACTGGTGGCGCAGGGTGTAAGGGAAGGGGTATTTGGCTTTCTAATAGTCCTTCTTGTTTACATAGCCACTACTAGTGAGCAGAAGCTCGGGAACTATGCTCTTATTACTTCAGGGGTTTCCTTTTTCAGCAATTGGCTTGTAGGCCGGACGCTTAAACCGGTTTGGCGCAGGCAGGGGATGTTTGTTGGAGTTATTATGTTGATCCTCGTAATACTCCCTTTCTTCTGGAAGGTTTCGTTCGGAACTCTGCTGGTTTTTGGGGTTGGAACTGCATTGTTTATGCCGTTATTCAGTATTCCCATGACTTCCGCGGTGTTTGACCTGATTGGCCGCTATGAAGAAAGCGTGAAGCAGCGGGAAGAATTTATTGTTATGCGGGAACTCGCCTTGAATGTGGGGAGAATCGGAGGGACATTCTTGTTTATTACCATCGTTTCATGGAATCACTCTCCTCTTGTACTGAACTTGCTTTTGCTTGGAATCGGCAGTTCACCGTTTTTCACCTGGCTGTATATGCGCCGATATTTGGATGGAATTTCTCCGGCCGGCCATTTGCTGACAGAATAAAGTTATCTTATGCCTATGCTTGTATTTCAAGTCCATATTCAATTGCCTTGCAGTGAAAACCTGCCCTGTTCGGAGCGGGTTTTTTGCTTTTCCGGTTCTGTCATTTCCAACCATAGAGCTGTAGCTTATAA
This Paenibacillus larvae subsp. larvae DNA region includes the following protein-coding sequences:
- a CDS encoding MFS transporter, encoding MVQGRTRSRVLTQGNRHGVQEDSREEQEQSHRRGSSREKKKLGKQGVLLLTVNGLFSAANALSGTFMGVYLWKAKNDFATIGWFMLVTHFTMALTFWLAGKWVKEHNKMIVLRLGIALFALFYLLLLYFGVNSVRHILLLGFVQGMASGFFWLSFNVVYFEITEPGNRDRFNGWTGTLVAVSGMAAPWLSGLIIASMTGNSGYRVVFTISTAIFIAGVVVSFFLAKRKLLGTYNWMLPLQCLRDKEAPWRSIAAALVAQGVREGVFGFLIVLLVYIATTSEQKLGNYALITSGVSFFSNWLVGRTLKPVWRRQGMFVGVIMLILVILPFFWKVSFGTLLVFGVGTALFMPLFSIPMTSAVFDLIGRYEESVKQREEFIVMRELALNVGRIGGTFLFITIVSWNHSPLVLNLLLLGIGSSPFFTWLYMRRYLDGISPAGHLLTE